Proteins found in one Quercus robur chromosome 2, dhQueRobu3.1, whole genome shotgun sequence genomic segment:
- the LOC126711287 gene encoding uncharacterized protein LOC126711287 — MLLGENSILETHYDVLSVKEDASYDEIRTSYRSAILNYHPDKLQKKSETTSPDHELRERFLKVQRAWEILSNSNSRAIYDSELRASRHDTVVADDISLEDMTVEDTGEAMELFYQCRCGDYFFVDSLELGKMGYSLLRDGNKILLRTLDASPASVVLPCGSCSLKVRVLINSDIILSIDDHL; from the coding sequence ATGCTTCTTGGTGAGAACTCCATTCTGGAAACTCACTACGATGTTCTATCTGTGAAGGAGGATGCAAGCTATGATGAAATCCGCACAAGCTACCGATCTGCCATCCTAAATTACCATCCTGATAAATTACAGAAGAAATCTGAGACAACCAGCCCTGACCATGAGTTAAGGGAAAGATTTTTGAAGGTACAGAGAGCTTGGGAAATCCTCAGCAATTCGAATTCACGAGCTATTTATGATAGTGAATTGCGAGCTTCAAGACATGATACTGTAGTTGCAGATGATATCAGCTTGGAGGATATGACAGTTGAAGATACTGGTGAAGCAATGGAGCTCTTTTACCAATGTCGATGTGGTGATTACTTCTTTGTTGATTCCCTGGAATTGGGTAAAATGGGATATTCATTGTTGAGAGATGGGAATAAGATTTTATTACGGACACTGGATGCTTCACCGGCATCAGTGGTTCTTCCTTGTGGGTCTTGTTCTTTGAAAGTTCGTGTATTGATCAATTCAGatataattctttcaattgATGATCATCTATGA